In the genome of Paramisgurnus dabryanus chromosome 18, PD_genome_1.1, whole genome shotgun sequence, one region contains:
- the sec16a gene encoding protein transport protein Sec16A isoform X3, translated as MQPPPRTTPPGAVGPPPSSSGANAFRRNRPHKHGAAAATPPTQPLADPLAFGWSSMAGGSQTPYTNSNPLPMQAPPMAGFNSTAPPQGPQPGAQAASPGPPPRIFTPQPFPPGPPSGANPPSTEPGYFNSQEPMPYIAQLPNPSPHLNFNPSHPPSTAPTPPVQTATPFQSQPTPPVHGSRPPSVQNYFQPTNDLPSQPFHPQAPPSAPSPHTAPPLTQPPNQGLPAPPNTTWPTSTQQQNSLVPAQSYFSQSVGPSEPWFSQNPSQHAYPLPYPEAPSDPGTLSMFFGGNDVENEETLSGEGRVNGVTHPSHSSVESSGPYLNDSGNIRAGTGPCDSVENLECVPNQEVLPSEAPPGHAFEAGPNLETPETAPRPARSASVSSSYSNVSHSSGHGPHSGGHAPRRQQGVVGTFIQQESPRPPDHPPSHPSTGGYFEQIDSNPAAEASPTFPTPSPPKPVGVFQASANSSFEPVRSHSVGVRPAEVDRARMVVEKSGHVMHPGNLEQPPDNLETIYLAERRPSSRAHVAQRPSESPATTLWAQNDPANLSANILLAPAAPSLAASFIPAHPGEVIQPPEDGPLDLHPAKPNPQPSSENLENPPDSNSQAGLGYASLLVATPPVESLNQPVLIAPPSSNYNLVSSQNSLQPSNQISPQETAPPAHPPSQSSATNQIPQSSPPANHPQSLFSHTPVILNPSATQGVLNLAREVKDDPFSVQAARPALSRAESIKGDCQTLPPPVSLAPPSSAATNHNQPSNYELLDFSMHQSTNQVSGPAVSQSVQPLAPANNTPGFYLQVTKDAQQSGQPDSEAQPLQQILNPPRPSSNQPSSEPVRPSHPPQYQPLPQVPPIHPGAPPTGAGSVPPSSYPPQSVSSAPQPPQEPQRPPSALNSLPGYGLTPAVPPGPGYPGYYPGAYPEYQDGRLPYPPQYPVDPRAQSYPQQEDFYRRADPRYGRYDAQNSSYREAERQPERPSSRTSQYSDRPNSRQGYPEDYSRTNRSAYDEYYANYYKRQYEAYGDRSRWYDPNAAYDPRYRAYYDQLYGWYNYDLDAYRSYNQQYNSAARGKEGYDDPWRYYPGYDTSFDDDYRRREPYADDFDRRSVHSEQSAHSVHSTHSRRSSFSSRSQQSQVYRSQTDLAYDPTGTTLPVDYTYSQYPDPSDASQIPYNPADTTWTAPEQPPPRPLTPEKYSIPHRCARFGPAGQLILVQPNLPSAGQPTLVEIHSIETILQDSSEQAELRSFPGPLAKEETHKVDVIKFAQNKAQECLRNDNLMDKDSAYLIWEFIVLLCRQNGTVVGTDIADLLLKEHRSVWLPGKSPNEANLIDFNNEAIEHAEQDEAGPISLLSDTYMGVPENVGKETERFRELLLFGRKKDALESAMKNGLWGHALLLASKMDNRTHARVMTRFANSLPINDPLQTVYQLMSGRMPAAATCCGDEKWGDWRPHLAMVLSNLTHTLDLDTRTISTMGDTLASKGLVDAAHFCYLMAQVGFGVFTKKSTKMVLIGSNHSLPFLKFCSTEAIQRTESYEYAQSLGSQPLILPNFQVFKFIYTCRLAESGLCAQAFHYCEVISRTLLSLPEYYSPVFISQLIQMSVRLRFFDPQLKERPEQELFIEPDWLQHLRQLDGQIKDGVITYRPDRSTPQLYPCSSPSIEDHNSPPDHSTLTSDPHNPLMTSLMPPAGVQLMPPAPPTILQDGTVPQQQAPPPTESVPFYPGPPQPNYVAPYQPETQEQYMPVPPQQPPTQMPPYMSQTMPGQMPTQMPGQMPPPMPGQMPPPMPGQMQTQMPGQMQTQMPGQMQTQMPGQMQTQMPGQMQTQMPGQMPPPMPGQMPPPMSGQMPPPRHRAESGSGQSSPQQFPQSSPTFSVPPPLQGKDFYDEMARMGAGRRSRTTSQSSSVQMAPGRRSRTVSESSNHSGRERSSSIVSQCSPPPPPIPESPPQEEPKKIRKDSPKKAGGGGWLTWLYPKRKNEAHLPDDKNKSIVWDEKMKKWINLDEPEEENKPPPPPPTSFPKVPMGGPGAGPPVAGGPGAGPPVNMFSRRAGTKSRYVDVLNPGRGGSKPAAAVPPPADLFAPLAPMTMPTTLFTPATGPDEQPMEGSVPDAGGEQTEQTNATVPQMFNPNALPPGPEGSQSGEVPAQPPAQGAPPTGAVTFYNPSQFAQSLPPSHARPGRLGQRGYPTVK; from the exons ATGCAGCCTCCTCCTCGAACCACCCCGCCTGGAGCTGTTGGACCTCCACCTTCCTCCAGTGGGGCTAATGCCTTTAGAAGAAATAGACCCCACAAGCATGGGGCTGCAGCTGCTACCCCACCCACCCAGCCATTGGCTGATCCTCTTGCCTTCGGCTGGTCTTCAATGGCTGGGGGCAGCCAAACTCCATACACAAACAGCAACCCACTTCCTATGCAAGCCCCGCCTATGGCAGGGTTCAACTCAACTGCTCCACCACAAGGGCCACAACCAGGAGCACAGGCAGCCTCACCGGGGCCCCCACCAAGAATTTTTACCCCGCAACCTTTCCCCCCAGGTCCACCATCGGGGGCCAACCCTCCCTCTACAGAACCAGGATACTTTAATTCCCAAGAACCTATGCCCTACATTGCACAGTTGCCTAACCCATCCCCTCATTTAAATTTTAACCCATCACATCCTCCTTCCACAGCCCCAACACCCCCGGTTCAAACCGCAACTCCATTCCAGTCCCAGCCCACACCACCTGTTCACGGAAGCCGGCCACCTTCGGTTCAGAATTACTTTCAGCCAACCAATGATCTGCCATCTCAGCCTTTTCATCCTCAGGCTCCACCCTCTGCACCCTCTCCACACACGGCTCCACCTTTGACACAACCTCCGAATCAAGGTCTGCCAGCTCCACCAAATACGACTTGGCCGACTTCAACTCAGCAACAGAACTCCCTCGTCCCAGCTCAGAGTTATTTCAGTCAGTCTGTTGGACCCTCAGAGCCATGGTTCAGTCAGAACCCATCTCAGCATGCCTACCCTCTGCCCTACCCTGAAGCCCCCAGTGACCCTGGAACCCTTTCAATGTTCTTTGGAGGTAATGATGTGGAAAACGAGGAGACCCTTTCAGGGGAGGGACGTGTAAACGGGGTTACACACCCTTCCCATTCATCAGTAGAGTCGTCTGGTCCATATTTAAATGACAGTGGTAACATTCGAGCTGGGACAGGACCTTGCGATTCGGTGGAGAATTTGGAATGTGTACCAAACCAGGAAGTGCTGCCTAGTGAAGCACCACCAGGCCACGCCTTCGAGGCAGGGCCTAACTTGGAGACACCGGAGACTGCTCCACGTCCAGCCCGCTCTGCCAGCGTGTCTTCCAGCTACAGCAATGTCAGTCACAGCAGTGGACATGGTCCTCACAGTGGCGGCCATGCCCCTCGGCGACAACAAGGTGTAGTGGGAACGTTTATCCAACAGGAGAGTCCTCGGCCACCAGATCATCCTCCCTCGCACCCCTCCACAGGTGGCTACTTTGAACAGATAGACTCAAACCCAGCTGCAGAGGCAAGTCCTACTTTTCCAACTCCTAGCCCTCCAAAACCAGTTGGTGTGTTCCAAGCAAGTGCAAACTCCTCTTTCGAGCCTGTTCGCTCGCATAGTGTAGGAGTTCGACCTGCTGAGGTCGATCGTGCACGTATGGTTGTGGAAAAGAGTGGACATGTAATGCATCCTGGCAACCTGGAACAACCCCCAGACAACTTGGAAACTATTTACTTAGCGGAACGTCGACCTTCATCTCGAGCTCATGTAGCGCAACGCCCCAGTGAGAGCCCTGCTACTACGCTTTGGGCTCAAAACGACCCTGCCAATCTCAGTGCTAACATCCTTTTAGCTCCTGCAGCACCCTCACTGGCTGCATCGTTCATCCCGGCTCATCCAGGTGAAGTCATCCAACCACCAGAGGATGGCCCTCTTGATTTACATCCAGCTAAGCCAAACCCACAACCTTCCTCTGAAAACTTGGAGAACCCACCAGACTCCAACTCTCAGGCAGGTTTGGGATACGCCTCCTTGCTAGTGGCCACACCCCCTGTGGAGTCCCTAAACCAACCTGTGTTGATTGCCCCACCTTCCTCTAATTACAATTTGGTTTCATCTCAAAATTCTTTACAACCATCCAATCAGATAAGTCCTCAAGAGACAGCCCCGCCTGCTCACCCGCCATCTCAGTCTTCTGCGACCAATCAAATTCCTCAGAGTTCTCCTCCAGCCAATCATCCGCAGTCTCTTTTCTCTCATACACCAGTAATTCTAAATCCTTCTGCTACTCAAGGCGTTTTAAATTTAGCACGAGAGGTAAAAGATGATCCGTTCTCTGTTCAAGCAGCCCGACCTGCACTCTCTCGAGCTGAGTCTATTAAAGGTGATTGCCAGACTCTTCCACCTCCCGTTTCTCTAGCTCCGCCTTCATCTGCTGCCACTAATCACAATCAACCTTCAAATTATGAACTGCTTGATTTTTCTATGCATCAGTCCACAAATCAGGTATCAGGCCCGGCCGTGTCTCAGTCAGTCCAGCCGCTGGCCCCTGCAAATAACACACCTGGCTTTTACCTGCAGGTCACCAAAGATGCCCAGCAGAGTGGGCAGCCTGACAGCGAGGCTCAGCCCCTTCAACAGATCTTGAACCCTCCAAGGCCCTCAAGCAATCAACCCAGCAGTGAGCCTGTTCGCCCCTCCCACCCACCTCAGTACCAACCTCTTCCACAGGTTCCACCCATTCACCCTGGAGCCCCCCCGACCGGAGCTGGATCTGTCCCGCCCTCTTCTTACCCACCCCAGTCTGTAAGCTCTGCTCCCCAGCCACCTCAAGAACCCCAGCGACCTCCTTCTGCTTTAAACAGTCTGCCTGGTTACGGTCTTACCCCCGCAGTGCCTCCTGGTCCCGGCTATCCCGGCTACTACCCAGGTGCCTACCCGGAGTACCAGGATGGAAGACTACCATATCCACCCCAGTACCCTGTGGACCCAAGAGCTCAGAGCTACCCTCAG CAAGAAGATTTCTACCGTAGAGCAGATCCTCGATATGGCCGGTATGATGCTCAAAATTCCAGTTATAGAGAAGCTGAGCGTCAACCAGAGAGGCCAAGTTCAAGGACTAGCCAGTACTCTGACAGACCCAACTCCAG gcaGGGGTATCCAGAAGACTACTCTAGAACCAACCGTAGTGCCTATGATGAATACTATGCAAACTACTACAAGAGACAATATGAAGCCTATGGAG ATAGGAGCAGGTGGTATGATCCAAATGCTGCATATGATCCACGCTACAGAGCCTACTATGACCAGCTATATGGCTGGTACAACTATGACCTCGATGCTTACAGAAGCTACAACCAACAATATAACAG TGCTGCTAGGGGAAAAGAGGGGTATGACGATCCGTGGCGGTACTACCCTGGTTATGACACCAGCTTTGATGATGATTACCGTCGGCGTGAGCCGTATGCTGACGACTTTGACCGGCGTTCGGTGCACAGTGAGCAATCGGCACACAGCGTGCATTCGACACACAGTCGACGCAGCAGTTTTAGTTCACGGTCACAGCAG AGTCAGGTGTACAGGAGCCAGACAGACTTGGCCTATGATCCCACAGGAACGACTCTTCCTGTCGATTACACCTATAGTCAGTATCCAGATCCTTCAGACGCCAGTCAGATACCTTATAACCCAGCCGACACCACCTGGACGGCACCAGAGCAAC ctccCCCAAGGCCGTTAACGCCTGAGAAGTACTCGATTCCTCATCGTTGCGCTCGGTTTGGTCCGGCCGGTCAGCTGATCCTTGTTCAACCAAATCTGCCTTCTGCTGGTCAGCCCACACTTGTGGAGATCCACAGCATAGAG ACGATTCTTCAGGACTCTTCAGAGCAGGCTGAACTGCGTTCCTTCCCTGGCCCACTTGCCAA GGAGGAGACGCATAAGGTGGATGTTATAAAGTTTGCTCAGAACAAGGCCCAAGAGTGTTTAAGAAATGATAACCTCATGGATAAAGACTCCGCCTACCTCATCTGGGAGTTCATCGTGCTGCTATGTCGCCAGAACGGG ACGGTAGTGGGTACAGATATCGCTGACCTGTTGCTGAAGGAGCATCGCTCGGTCTGGTTGCCGGGTAAATCCCCCAATGAGGCGAATCTCATTGACTTCAACAATGAGGCAATCGAGCATGCAGAGCAAGACGAGGCGGGGCCAATATCTCTCCTATCAGACACTTACATGGGCGTTCCTGAGAATGTCGGCAAGGAAACGGAACGCTTCAGAGAACTACTACTGTTCGGACGCAAGAAG GATGCTTTGGAGTCGGCTATGAAGAATGGACTGTGGGGTCACGCTTTGCTACTGGCCAGCAAGATGGACAACAGAACCCATGCTCGTGTCATGACCAG GTTTGCAAACAGCCTGCCTATTAATGATCCCCTCCAGACGGTTTACCAGCTCATGTCAGGACGAATGCCAGCCGCTGCTACT TGTTGTGGTGATGAGAAATGGGGCGATTGGCGGCCACATCTAGCCATGGTGTTGTCCAACCTCACGCACACTCTGGATCTCGACACGCGCACCATTTCCACCATGGGTGACACATTAG CTTCTAAAGGTCTGGTGGACGCAGCACATTTCTGTTATCTGATGGCTCAGGTGGGCTTTGGCGTTTTCACCAAGAAAAGCACCAAAATGGTCCTCATCGGCTCCAACCACAG TTTGCCGTTTTTAAAGTTCTGCTCAACAGAGGCAATCCAGCGGACCGAATCGTACGAGTATGCTCAGTCCCTCGGCTCTCAGCCTCTCATACTTCCAAATTTCCAG GTGTTCAAGTTCATCTACACGTGTCGCCTGGCAGAGTCGGGACTTTGTGCGCAAGCTTTCCATTACTGTGAGGTCATCTCTCGCACTCTGTTGAGTTTACCTGAGTACTACTCACCTGTGTTCATCAGTCAACTCATTCAG ATGTCTGTGAGATTGAGGTTCTTTGATCCTCAATTGAAAGAGAGACCTGAGCAGGAGCTGTTCATAGAGCCTGACTGGTTACAGCATCTCCGACAACTGGATGGACAGATAAAG GATGGTGTGATAACTTATCGCCCGGACCGCTCCACACCACAGCTGTACCCCTGCAGTTCTCCCAGTATAGAAGACCACAACAGCCCACCAGATCACTCAACTTTAACCTCTGATCCCCACAATCCACTCATGACCTCCCTCATGCCACCAGCAGGCGTTCAACTCATGCCACCAG CTCCTCCCACTATTCTTCAGGATGGAACAGTCCCACAGCAACAGGCTCCGCCTCCTACCGAAAGCGTTCCGTTCTACCCAGGGCCACCACAGCCAAACTACGTGGCACCGTACCAACCTGAAACTCAAGAGCAATATATGCCCGTTCCACCCCAACAACCGCCCACACAGATGCCACCTTATATGTCTCAAACAATGCCTGGTCAGATGCCGACACAGATGCCTGGTCAGATGCCCCCACCAATGCCTGGTCAGATGCCCCCACCAATGCCTGGTCAGATGCAGACACAAATGCCTGGTCAGATGCAGACACAAATGCCTGGTCAGATGCAGACACAAATGCCTGGTCAGATGCAGACACAAATGCCTGGTCAGATGCAGACACAAATGCCTGGTCAGATGCCCCCGCCAATGCCTGGTCAGATGCCTCCGCCAATGTCTGGTCAGATGCCCCCACCAAGGCATAGGGCAGAATCTGGTTCTGGGCAGTCTTCTCCTCAGCAGTTCCCCCAGTCGTCTCCAACATTCAGTGTCCCACCTCCTCTTCAGGGAAAGGACTTCTATGATGAGATGGCTCGCATg ggTGCGGGCAGAAGATCTAGAACCACTTCACAATCATCATCAGTGCAAATG GCTCCAGGCCGTCGTTCTCGCACCGTGTCCGAGTCGTCGAATCATTCAGGACGAGAGCGCAGCAGCTCCATAGTCAGTCAGTGCTCTCCACCTCCCCCTCCCATCCCAGAGTCTCCGCCCCAGGAAGAACCCAAGAAGATTAGGAAAGATTCTCCTAAAAAA GCTGGCGGTGGCGGATGGCTCACCTGGCTGTATCCAAAGCGCAAGAATGAGGCACATCTCCCAGATGACAAGAACAAATCT ATTGTTTGGGATGAAAAGATGAAGAAGTGGATTAATCTGGATGAGCCAGAGGAAGAG AACAAGCCACCTCCTCCTCCACCAACCAGTTTTCCCAAAGTCCCAATGGGCGGTCCAGGGGCAGGGCCACCAGTCGCAGGTGGTCCAGGGGCGGGGCCACCTGTGAATATGTTCTCCAGGAGAGCAG GCACTAAGAGTCGTTATGTAGATGTGTTGAATCCTGGTCGTGGAGGTTCAAAACCCGCTGCTGCAGTACCACCACCTGCCGACCTGTTCGCCCCACTCGCGCCCATGACCATGCCCACCACTCTCTTCACCCCAGCGACAg GCCCGGATGAGCAGCCGATGGAGGGAAGCGTTCCAGATGCCGGTGGAGAACAAACGGAGCAGACGAATGCCACGGTACCACag ATGTTTAATCCAAATGCTTTGCCTCCTGGTCCAGAGGGAAGCCAGTCAGGAGAG GTTCCTGCTCAGCCACCAGCGCAAGGAGCTCCACCCACAGGGGCCGTGACATTCTATAACCCCTCCCAGTTTGCACAG TCTCTTCCCCCAAGCCACGCTCGACCCGGTCGGCTGGGACAGAGAGGATACCCAACAGTGAAGTAA